In one Paracoccus everestensis genomic region, the following are encoded:
- a CDS encoding S49 family peptidase — protein MTKGPRVSVVRLHGAIGMAGRGGSLSDAALAPVIERAFRKGKPVAVALSINSPGGSPVQSSLIAARIRRLADETKTPVHAFVEDVAASGGYWLACAGDRIWADESSILGSIGVISAGFGFQDLIARWGIERRVHTAGRSKSTLDPFRPERPEDVERLHNVLEPIHQAFKDHVTARRGERLATDRDLFTGEFWAGRQSVDLGLADGIGHLVPQMKALYGDKTRFVVHAPRQSLFRRLGLSAGTVLDAAQERAAFARFGAGG, from the coding sequence ATGACCAAGGGCCCCCGGGTGTCGGTGGTCCGCCTGCACGGTGCCATCGGCATGGCCGGGCGCGGCGGTTCGCTGTCGGACGCGGCCCTTGCCCCGGTGATCGAGCGCGCCTTTCGCAAGGGCAAGCCGGTGGCCGTGGCGCTGTCCATCAACTCGCCCGGCGGATCGCCGGTGCAGTCGTCGCTGATCGCCGCCCGGATCCGGCGACTGGCGGACGAGACGAAGACCCCCGTCCATGCCTTTGTCGAGGATGTGGCGGCATCCGGCGGATACTGGCTGGCCTGCGCGGGCGACCGGATCTGGGCCGACGAAAGCTCGATCCTGGGGTCGATCGGCGTGATCTCGGCCGGGTTCGGGTTCCAGGATCTGATTGCCCGATGGGGGATCGAGCGGCGCGTGCATACCGCTGGCCGGTCGAAATCCACGCTGGACCCGTTCCGCCCCGAACGCCCCGAGGATGTCGAACGCCTGCACAACGTGCTGGAGCCGATCCACCAGGCCTTCAAGGACCACGTGACCGCGCGGCGTGGCGAGCGTCTGGCCACGGACCGCGACCTGTTCACCGGCGAATTCTGGGCCGGCCGGCAATCGGTCGATCTGGGGCTGGCGGACGGCATCGGCCATCTGGTGCCGCAGATGAAGGCGCTTTACGGCGACAAGACACGCTTTGTCGTCCATGCCCCGCGCCAGTCGCTGTTCCGCAGGCTGGGCCTGTCGGCAGGCACCGTGCTGGACGCAGCCCAGGAACGCGCCGCATTCGCCCGCTTTGGTGCCGGGGGATGA